ACTCCTCAGGACGAAAACAACAGCATCTACGCCGTCGTCATCCTGCTGCCTGAGCGCCTGGAGCGCATTATCGCTCCCATGCGGGCCAGGTTCGATCCCCTTTACAACCTGATCAGCCCGCACATTACTCTGGTTCATCCCTTTGAAACCGATCGTCCGCTCGAAGAAGTGGCCGCGCTCGTCCGTGATGAAACAAGTGAATGTAAACCGCTACCCATGAATCTAACCTCGATCGGTGATTTCTATCCGGGGATACCCAAAATCTACTGGAACATCGAAAAGGATGAGTGTTTGTGCGAACTGTTCTACCGCCTATACTCACGCCTGGGGCATCCTATCCCATACAAGAACTACCAGCCTCACGTTACTATCGCGCGCGAGATATCGATGCATCGAGTCCTGCCGG
The sequence above is a segment of the Candidatus Zixiibacteriota bacterium genome. Coding sequences within it:
- a CDS encoding 2'-5' RNA ligase family protein, encoding MEWCYLLDTPQDENNSIYAVVILLPERLERIIAPMRARFDPLYNLISPHITLVHPFETDRPLEEVAALVRDETSECKPLPMNLTSIGDFYPGIPKIYWNIEKDECLCELFYRLYSRLGHPIPYKNYQPHVTIAREISMHRVLPVKEQIVDYLPDESFAADAIDLITPLPGGKWVSVRTFPFAG